In Corvus moneduloides isolate bCorMon1 chromosome 6, bCorMon1.pri, whole genome shotgun sequence, the sequence TTCAACTAAAACATGTAAAGTTTGCTCTGAAGCCATGTCACAGCTTTGTCTCCTACTAGCAGGCCTGTCTGGAATAGCAGGGTCAATGCCATCACCAAGGCACATTCATAACCTTCAGCAAACCCCAAACACGGGAGAACTACAATGCTACACGACACAGGCCAAAAAAACCAGTCCAGGACATACTATAGTATGTGTTCAGTTCACAAAAACTTCGTGGTGATGATTCAGAGAATCAGACGTTACTGTTCATCTCCCTCACAGTTCTGCCTGCTTCATCCAAATTTCTGCCTCAGTTTGGCTCAATCACTTGACAAACCCTGCACCCCAAACGTGGGTTGAAAGCCCAGATACTGTCACCTGCAAGAAAGGCATGCACTAACTTTCTGTATCACCACTGTGAAACAGCTCTTCTAAGCTGTTCTTGGCTGCACGTGTTGTCAGACCGAAATACTGACCACAGCAGCTATTAGTTACATTCAAACACGGATTTTCCTAAACCACATTGAAAGCTGTGCCTTTCAGCTATGGGACTGGAGTCTACACCCGACGGCAAGTGTGACTGAGGAgaacgggggaaaaaaaaaaaatcattacaaaGGGTTTAAACCCGCCGGAGCCGTGGCTTTCATCCCCAACGGAGCGCCGCAGCCTCCCGCCCCCCAGCCCCCGGGGTTACCTTCTGCGGGAGGAggcgggcggccgcggcggccctgtcctgctgcagggcgACCTGCTGGGCCACGCTCTGCAGCTGCCGGGCGGCGTTCTGCATGATGCCGCCCGCGGGGCAgggctgcggcggggccgcggcggccgccgccggcttcagctgctcctgggcctTGCTCACTTGCTCGATGACCCGCCGGAGCTCCGCGGGGGCcagcggcgcggcggcgggacggggcggcaggggcagccccgggCTCTCCAGCAGCCGCTCCAgtcgccgccgccgctcgccgGCGTTCAGCCCCGCGCCCTCCGCCGCGCTCCCGTCCGCCCGCAGGTACAGCACGGTGCCGCTCGCCGCCGCCCCCGCACCGGCTTCCAGGGCGGCCAAGCTCTGCACCAGCTCCTCCGTCACCGCCAGCAGCTCCGCGCCACCGCTACCGCCCtcctcccgccccgccgccaCGGCTACCGCGCCGGGGGGAGCCCCGCGCGTCCCGGGGGGCTCGTCCTCAgcgggcggagggggcggcggcgcctcggcgccccccgccccgggagACGCCATCTTGGCAGGCGGGCGGGCGCCGCATCGGCAGCTGCCCCGGGCGGTGTCGGCGGCGCGGGCGATGCGCGGGGCACCGGCAGCGGAGCCAATGGCAcccccggcagcgcccgccgcgccctcccggggcggggccgcccggcGCCGACGGCGGCTCGCGCGGGCAAAAACCGGCGGAGGTGCAGCCGAAGCGTCTGGCCCCgggtggggctggaggtgggacCTGTGGGCGGAGTTACCGCGAGTTGGGTTTCCCCGCTCTTCAGGCAGAGCGTACCGAGTCTCAGTTCAAGAGGGGCGTGGGCCTCCTGGAGCGGGTCCAGTGCAGGGCAACGGGGGGTAGTTGTGGGACTGGAGCGTCTCTCTTACGAGAAGAGGATGAGGGAGTCGGGCCTTTCCAGCCTcgagaagagacaactgagagggggCCCCATCTCtgtgtataaatatctaaaGGGGATTGTGCCAAGAGAATGGAGCCACGCTCTTCTCGGAGGTGCCAACCTCTAGGACACGAGACAACTGGCAGGAACCGAGGCACAGAAcgttccacctgaacatgaggaagaactttactgtgcAGGTTACCGAacgctggaacaggttgctcagagagaTTGTGGAGTTTACCTCAACTGGAGATATCCCAGAACAGTCTGGACGCAATCCTGTGCCGTGTGCTCTGGGACAAGTCTGCTTGAGGAGGGAGCTTGTACGAGATGTGGTCTCCAACGTGGCCCATTCTGTGGATCACTCCCCACTCGCTGTCACCGGGCGGGTTTCGGGCGGGGGAGCGCGTGTCACGCGAGAAGGGCAATCCACACGGCAGAAAAGCGCCCGAAGGGGTCACCCGAGCACGCTGAGCCGCCCGCGCAGAAACAGAAATCCGCGCTCTGCCGGGACCGGCCAGGCTCCGTCAGCCGTAGGAGCGCGATGAAGCTCGGCCAGTGCTGCAGCCGCCCTGGGTGCTCgagccctgcacacacacaccccacctCGCGGTCGTGCCCTTGTGTGCAGGTCACACTGTGTCTCAGCAGAACCGCGCGAGGTTGGTGGGAATCGGTGGGACAAATTGGAGagagtggagaaaaaaaagtagaaaaggtAGAATTTTGTGGCCCGTACGGGGATCGAACCCGCGACCTTGGCGTTATTAGCACCACgctctaaccaactgagctaacCGGCCACTTTGCACCACCTGCCGCCTCCGGGTTACATAAAGACAGATCCGCGCCAATGTTCCACTCCCAGGCCAAAATAGTGAAGACGATAGACTGGGCGAAGAACTTCCTCGTCCCCGGGAGCGCCGGAGCCGAGCCCGCGCTTATGGAAACACACGCTTAACTCCTCAGCAAGACCAAAAAGCAAACCGGAAAACTCTGCCCTGCCTACAGAGAGATGCAGCGCCTGGTAGTGGGAACAACCATAAAGCGGGATCGGGGACAACTTCCCCTCTAAGACAGTAGGGTAATACTTCAAGTTTACTAGGATATGATTCcagtttcatttaattaaaatatttgaacattCTTAAAAAGCATTTACTATTGTTTAACGCACTACTAGGATCTTAGTTTGCACGGACAAACGATTCACCTTTTCctagtattttgatttttactaCATATGCTGCATATAAAAGACAACTTCTGCTCACCTTTGAAGCCTACATGAAAGCACAGGATGTCCGTTTAGCAAGAGGAAAACGCCGGGGGGGGGCACGAGGGGGGTGGGCACGAAGGGGACGACACAGGTCTCCAAAATGCAAGGTTTTGGAGACAGCTCAGTTAGGAGAACGCAGCCCCTGGTCTCTCCCCGGGCTCCTCTTCATGCCGGGCTGGCGGTACAGCTGCCCTCGGCATCCCGCAGTGGCGCGCAGGATCCGCCAGGGATCAGGCCATCACCGAGGATGAATCTGAGGCCGCCGGGGCGCTGCTCCGGCCACGGGAGACTTGACAGCAGCCAGGGCCCGCCGCTGGACTCATGGAGAACATCCCTTGTCCCGAGGGTTCCCCTCCTTAACCCCTCACCCACGGGCGGCTCAGCCCCGCCATCCCCGGGAAGTCGGGACCGTGGTGTGTCCCGAACGCGGGCTCGTTACCGGGTGCGCAGCGCCACCTGACACCTCTAGGCGAGgtatttctgggttttattcTAGTTCGCGCAAAGTATGGAGTTGGGTGGTAACCTACGAAAGTCTAGCTCAGTGATCATCAAAACTTTAAACTTGTATACATTTTAACAAACAAAGACATCAGCATTCCTTGGTTACCACCTGCATAAGTTTTCTATTACTTCGTACTGAAACCAGTATTTGCTAGTTGCATCTCACTTCTCATGCTAATTAGTCCGCAGGCGCAGTTCTTTCTTCCAGTTGAGTCTGGGGTCCGTTTTGGGTAGGCGGCCAATGGGTTGCGATCTCGCACTGCCGAAATTACGTTTCTCCCACTTACTGCTCCATTCTCCTGACTTCAGTCCTGGTGGCTCTCGTCCAGACAGCCCGTTCACTTTGGGAttgtcttcccttttccttaaaACGAAAGCTTATCCATGGGTGCGACATCCACAATTGCCCCACACCTGGGCGCGCACCTGGCTGGCAGGGGCGGGGTGACGGCGCCCCGTGCACACCGCGCATGCGCCTCCCGGCCGTGCCGTGTGCAGCGGGCCGCGGCGTGGGAGCGGCGCGTGCGCGGTTGCCGGGGCGACTGGAACACAACATGGCGGCCGGAGGGGagcgccgggagcggggccgggtcGGGCCCGGCCGCTCATCCGCCAATCCCGTCACCTGCGGGACGGCGCGGGATGCAGAGTAAGGGGGTACGGGTGAAGGTCTCGGGGTCTTTCTGAGGGGTGGTGCGGGCTCGGAGCCTCCAGGGAGGCTGGCGGTCACCAAGGGGGCTGTGTTCTTAGGAATTACCCGCGCTGAGGGGGCCGTAGGTGCTTCTATAGCCCCTGGAAATGCCGTCCCTGCCGCCCGTGGGCAGCTCCTGGGTCTCGCATGCCAACGCTAGCCTCTTCGTCGCACTCCTCCGCAACAGGGTGCGAATAGGTCTTTCTCTCGGCTCCTGCGGGGCATCGCCCTAGGTGCTGGTCTCTCCCAAGTGCTTTCTCAGGAATTGCTAAGTTTTCTTGGTTCGGCACGCCTTGCTTTCCATTGCTTAGCATCCTTCTTCACATCATCCCATGTCACACCCTGCACTCAGAGACATCTGGCGTGTCTCTGAGTGCAATAATTACGTACCATGGCCTTGAAGATCAActtcttgctttcttcatttcttctttatttctctcttcctaCGTGTATCAATATCATACTTAAACATCATAGCTTTTTGTTCCTCGGTATCTTGGCATCTTTGTAACAAAGTGTCTGCTTTACGTTTTTATAATACCCTCTTTTGACTACTGTAGTGCTGTCTTCTCTGTCATTTTGTATTGGATTCTTTAATTCTAAATGATTATTAATTTTCTGCGCTCTCTAGTTGCAGTGATTGGGTGTTGTCTTTGAATTCCATCACTTGCCCATAATTTATATTTAGATTGTTCCTTATTTCGTGGGTTCTTTAGCCTCTTGCACATTAAAATCTTATTCTGTTGAATGATTCATGGCCACTTTTTTGGGGGTGTTAGACGAGTTCATATTGCTACAACTTGTTCTTCCCAacctttatttccctttccacTAACGATTCTAAGCTTATGTGTGCTGAAACAGAGGGAAGAGGTTAGATAACATCTTTTGTTACAGATGCATGAAAGAACTGCTACCCAGTGATCAGGTTTCTTTTATTCTTCAATGTTTTatgcaaatttaattaaaacacttcCTTTAATTTATCCTCAAACCTTTCAGTCTTACAGTGCTCATAAcatttttaacctttctttGAATCTTCATCTTTGAGTACACCAAATTCAGGTAATCTAACTGGAAGTAAGTTTTGTTTTGTAGCTGTAACAATTTTCATAGCTTAAAGCTGCCAGGCTGTGACCTCGCTTTTTTTGTTCAGCGTGTGtttgaagttttttgttttggtgggttCTTTTTGTTGTCTGGTCACTCTCAGGATGAGATCACATCACGATCAGGATGGTGCTGAAGTGGATTTTTAAGAATCTCCAAAAATCTTGGTTTATGAGTGCAAAAATCAAACTTTTTTAGTACatctacattttatttcttcttattcTATATAAACTTCTATGCTGTTATTCTTACAATACctgattttctttcagctgctgaTTAAACAATAACTAATTCGTCATGTGATCATTCTCATTGTGTCCCTGGAGAAAATCTCTCTTATTTTAGTGACCTGTTTTGTTCAGAGTTTACACATTGACTTTATTAATCaaagagacatttaaaataatgcaattttcATTCCTGATTCTGCACTTTATTCAGTCAGTTGAAATTATTCAGGCCTTTGCTTCATTCTTTTCACTGGATGTATCTCATAAGTGCCAGGTTAAAGCCCCAGTTGTTTGTTATGTGTGGGGTATTTATTTTGTCTACAGAGCACTCTATTGTAAAAGAATTACAATAACAAGCTTTATACACTTACATGGAAAAGATCTTCAGTGCTGtaagaatgttttaaaatgtgtaaagGATTAACTCTTTGTACAGTATTAGAACTCTGCCgttaaaaatttaaacaacTCAAGTTGTTTTGAGCTCTCCACTGTGATCTGGGCTTCTTTTGTATgagtaaaatacatttatagaagaaaatatataaacataacCAAATAGTATAAACATACACTATCTGACTTCTGTATATGCCTaaagatattttcattaaatttgtACAATAATGCTTTCCCAGCGTTTCTCTTTGCCCAAGTACTTAGGTTCATTAACATCTATGGCTGGTATGCCATAGATATTAAGATCTTATTTTCAGATCATatgatttgaatttttttttaatgccagaGAACCAATTACTTGcatgtaagaaaaacaaaaaaaacccaacaacaaccaaaccaaaaaaccaacaaaaaaccaggaTGGCCATTTATTAGAATAAAAGAGTGTATCAATAAATACCTAACTTCTTTTGTGTCTATCTTGGGTATATTttggccccagggctggctctgaCATTAAGAACATATAGCCATTGTGTTTCTGACTGGTTGGAGAGTATCAGTTGCTACCAAAAATATCCATTTACACTGAATTCTGTGAGAGTAGTATTTAAGTAGTCTGAATTCACAATGTCCATCTTATATTTAGCAATTTAGATAGGAAATTAAAACTTAAGGTGGGGATAGAGAGCATGGTGATTTTTGCTGTCAAGACATTGTTTCCTCAGTCTTGTTAGTCAAGGCTGAGGATAAGCTCGCTTGAAGCACTAACTGACCAGTTATCAATTAACAGCCAAAGCAATTAAACAGTCCCATGGTCTCCTCCCCATTTGGGAGTGTCTGTTAGAGATTGCCTCCTTTACCCACAATGATTTTCAaattcagtttctgcttttaaaatagatcTATATGTAAATTGTCTATATTGAGTGCATTAGATGGTTAATTTAAAATTGCTCtgctattttcagtttttcaaagttAGATGGCCTAATTAGTTTATGATGCAGCATGATCAATAGTgatcagaaaacagaagcagcagatgaTAAAAATGAGAAGAGCAACTGACAATTCCCATGTAAGTGCTGCTACTGTATTGGATAAAGAGGGGTTGCAAGGGGAAGGTTTCTACTAATTAAAATACAAGCATTTGGctcacaaggaaagaaaacactttgttgtttctttttaacaggAGCAAGTGTGAAAGCTGGGGAGATGAAAAGAGAATAAGACAACACAAATTGATTGTTAGTTGGAAGACAGCATTAGAATATCCCTGCCTAAGTAACTTTTCCCTCTGCAAAATTTCTTGGCAGGCTTTCTCCACTATAAGGCTGTGTTTATACTTGTAAATTAAGCATATCTGAAAATCTTCTTGGACACAAAGAGCAACTGGCATGAAATGGCCCCCATCTCTGCTAGTAAATTCTCTTATCTTCCAAAACAAGGCAGTAGGACAGAAACTGCTTGAGAACTGACCTTAGAAGGAGTCTTCACACCAGGCAGGGAAGGTGCCTCGGAAAGTGCTGATTGTCACAGGCCAAATCCCTGCCAGGGACTGTTGTCACAGTAACTAATAACAGGCAGCTTCACTGAATTTACTGCTATCGACATAGCTTGAGACTCCCACAGTTATTCTGACACCCATAAAGGGCTGAATATTATAAAAGAGGTTTTCTGCCCTGCCTCCCTCAAAATGACTGGGTTTGTATCTTTCTTGAATAATAAGACCATGTCAAAAGCAACAGTAGCATAAAGCTAATTAGAACTGGATTTTGCTCAGgtgaaattactgaaaaaaattatccaggATAGAATCTGTAAgtgctaaaaataaaaggcaataGGAGGATGAGGTGGGTGAAGGAAACTAGGCACTGGGATTGGTAAGGAACAGTTAATCACAAAGCTGAAGGAGaataaaggaggaaagaaaaaaagtcaattcTGATGGAAATTAGAAGAcctgaaaattaatataaataaaacttttctgaTAACCCTTATCTGCTTCATCTCTTAAAAGTTGTGCAGAATTAGAACTGACTGATTTTTCACATCCTTGTATTTGAAGCACATACTTATCAAAGCCAAACATTACTTTTGGCACAGTGCAAATCTCATATCTGAATTTAATATGGGAATCAAGCTTTAAAATCAGAAACTgctttgcttaaaataaaaaaaaaaaccagaccaaaCAACACctccacaaaaacccca encodes:
- the MOK gene encoding MAPK/MAK/MRK overlapping kinase; this encodes MGATSTIAPHLGAHLAGRGGVTAPRAHRACASRPCRVQRAAAWERRVRGCRGDWNTTWRPEGSAGSGAGSGPAAHPPIPSPAGRRGMQSKGYRNEVFQRDGQPENIIIKQNTLKLRDFGSCMSIYSQQAHRSRILSFESSL